A portion of the Solea senegalensis isolate Sse05_10M linkage group LG17, IFAPA_SoseM_1, whole genome shotgun sequence genome contains these proteins:
- the matn3a gene encoding matrilin-3a isoform X2, translated as MMMMKMKTSLWSLLCCSSLLLADVLATYHLTSGDPQQLIAAQSFAQSRDNGRPPFRTLNPAIHRSDYTYRGGYHYHFQPPRIPPPVVYQPIPLSPPMTYHRPSVHMPPYHHHRFTGPVVAPHTPHIYKGLSPPVAYQPHQRVKGPFPYKVKGPCPTHRTVTTTPVVNLPTDLPTQPESTLLPTLPASTVAPQTTTVLPVVVVTTVQPAETSAPVTLPVSTQSGLITTVSPGLDPCAMGHDCEHICVNSNASYNCKCRNGYILNVDKRTCSLKQVMAAVVEDPCKCEARLAFQKQMQAAVQQLTSKLADVSGRIEHLENMVGRA; from the exons atgatgatgatgaagatgaagacttcTCTCTGGAGCCTCCTGTGCTGCTCCTCTCTACTGCTGGCTGACGTTCTGGCCACTTATCACCTGACTTCTGGAGACCCGCAGCAGCTCATCGCTGCACAAAGCTTCGCTCAAAGCAGAGATAATGGTCGACCGCCGTTCAGGACCCTGAATCCTGCAA TTCACAGAAGTGATTACACGTATAGAGGAGGGTATCACTACCACTTCCAGCCACCAAGGATCCCTCCACCGGTAGTGTATCAACCTATTCCTCTTTCTCCGCCAATGACTTACCACAGGCCCTCAGTCCACATGCCGCCATATCACCACCACAGGTTCACAGGGCCGGTGGTGGCCCCGCACACGCCCCACATTTACAAAGGCCTATCACCACCTGTAGCTTACCAGCCACATCAACGAGTCAAAGGCCCGTTTCCTTACAAAGTAAAAGGTCCATGCCCAACACACCGCACGGTAACGACAACACCTGTAGTAAACCTCCCTACTGACCTCCCAACCCAACCAGAGTCTACACTTCTGCCAACTCTGCCAGCATCTACAGTGGCACCACAGACAACAACCGTCCTgccggtggtggtggtgaccaCGGTGCAGCCGGCGGAGACCAGCGCTCCCGTGACGCTACCGGTCAGTACCCAAAGCGGCCTCATCACCACCGTCAGTCCAG GTCTGGATCCTTGTGCCATGGGACACGACTGCGAACACATTTGTGTCAACAGCAATGCCTCCTATAACTGCAAGTGCCGGAATGGTTATATCTTGAATGTGGACAAGAGAACATGTTCCCTGAAAC AGGTGATGGCGGCGGTGGTGGAGGATCCGTGTAAATGTGAAGCCAGACTGGCTTTCCAGAAGCAGATGCAGGCGGCCGTCCAGCAGCTCACATCCAAGC TTGCTGACGTGTCTGGCAGAATAGAGCATCTGGAGAACATGGTGGGCCGAGCTTAA
- the matn3a gene encoding matrilin-3a isoform X1, which yields MMMMKMKTSLWSLLCCSSLLLADVLATYHLTSGDPQQLIAAQSFAQSRDNGRPPFRTLNPAKTDSQCRSLPLDLVFIIDSSRSVRPGEFEKVKIFLADMVDTLDVGSEATRVAVVNYASTVKLEFLLKDHFNKLDMKKAISRIEPLAAGTMTGLAIKTAVNEAFTEQSGARPRSRNISKVAIIVTDGRPQDQVQEVSAAARASGIEIYAVGVDRADMRSLQLMASIPLDDHVFYVETYGVIEKLTSKFRETLCGLDPCAMGHDCEHICVNSNASYNCKCRNGYILNVDKRTCSLKQVMAAVVEDPCKCEARLAFQKQMQAAVQQLTSKLADVSGRIEHLENMVGRA from the exons atgatgatgatgaagatgaagacttcTCTCTGGAGCCTCCTGTGCTGCTCCTCTCTACTGCTGGCTGACGTTCTGGCCACTTATCACCTGACTTCTGGAGACCCGCAGCAGCTCATCGCTGCACAAAGCTTCGCTCAAAGCAGAGATAATGGTCGACCGCCGTTCAGGACCCTGAATCCTGCAA AGACAGACTCTCAGTGCAGGAGCCTCCCCCTGGACCTGGTCTTCATCATCGACAGTTCTCGCAGTGTGCGTCCCGGTGAGTTTGAGAAGGTCAAGATCTTCCTGGCGGACATGGTTGACACTCTGGACGTGGGCTCAGAAGCCACCCGAGTGGCTGTGGTCAACTACGCCAGCACCGTCAAGCTTGAGTTCCTGCTCAAAGATCACTTTAACAAGCTTGACATGAAGAAAGCCATCTCCCGCATTGAGCCTTTGGCTGCAGGCACCATGACAGGCCTTGCCATCAAGACTGCAGTGAACGAGGCCTTCACTGAGCAGTCTGGAGCCCGACCACGCTCCAGGAACATCTCCAAGGTAGCCATCATTGTGACCGACGGGAGGCCTCAAGACCAGGTGCAGGAGGTGTCTGCTGCAGCCCGAGCCTCTGGTATCGAGATCTACGCCGTTGGGGTGGACCGCGCAGACATGCGCTCCCTGCAGCTGATGGCCAGCATTCCCCTAGATGACCACGTCTTCTATGTGGAGACGTACGGCGTTATTGAGAAGCTCACCTCTAAGTTCAGGGAGACCCTTTGCG GTCTGGATCCTTGTGCCATGGGACACGACTGCGAACACATTTGTGTCAACAGCAATGCCTCCTATAACTGCAAGTGCCGGAATGGTTATATCTTGAATGTGGACAAGAGAACATGTTCCCTGAAAC AGGTGATGGCGGCGGTGGTGGAGGATCCGTGTAAATGTGAAGCCAGACTGGCTTTCCAGAAGCAGATGCAGGCGGCCGTCCAGCAGCTCACATCCAAGC TTGCTGACGTGTCTGGCAGAATAGAGCATCTGGAGAACATGGTGGGCCGAGCTTAA